The Alnus glutinosa chromosome 7, dhAlnGlut1.1, whole genome shotgun sequence genome includes a region encoding these proteins:
- the LOC133874367 gene encoding probable DEAD-box ATP-dependent RNA helicase 48 — protein sequence MSILQTSLTIQTLPQHLSFSKALTGPTPTLFFLHPKSSHPPLQTPPITRKTTTIRMGGGPRTYPGGVSKWQWKRMQARKAKQLLKARLTRERQIYEMRKRAELKAAVSELERPWEVVEKAPKLFSIGADEQLKVLADRFQRPGGFDLWTERDGPQLFHTVDELPSARFFPKGVVHSIKPYLRNAGLDESNGVEEGLGSDSESGYKSNKRTSVRKLPGGSCNEWEGEDLSDTERSHPKDSLEVSGVNKGNGKRSTAKLTKNGNRRRFGNVGSNGSSGLDSGQIGSDRKERRKGPIMRGYELKDSESEVYDMSLQQDGTFGLDQE from the coding sequence ATGTCGATCCTCCAGACGTCTCTCACAATCCAAACCCTCCCGCAACATCTCTCATTCTCTAAGGCCTTGACGGGTCCAACTCCAACCCTGTTCTTCCTCCACCCAAAATCCTCTCACCCTCCACTCCAAACCCCACCCATCACACGCAAAACCACGACCATCCGGATGGGCGGAGGCCCCAGGACCTACCCGGGCGGCGTGTCCAAGTGGCAGTGGAAGCGAATGCAGGCCAGGAAAGCGAAACAACTCCTCAAGGCTCGCCTCACCCGCGAGCGTCAGATTTACGAGATGCGCAAGCGGGCCGAGCTCAAAGCGGCCGTGTCCGAGCTCGAGCGCCCCTGGGAGGTCGTCGAGAAAGCCCCCAAGTTGTTCTCTATCGGAGCCGACGAGCAACTGAAGGTCTTGGCCGATAGGTTCCAAAGGCCAGGAGGGTTCGACCTGTGGACCGAGAGGGACGGACCACAGTTGTTCCACACCGTGGATGAGTTGCCCTCCGCGAGGTTTTTTCCCAAAGGGGTTGTTCACAGCATCAAACCCTATCTAAGAAATGCTGGGTTGGACGAATCAAACGGTGTCGAGGAGGGTTTGGGTTCGGATTCTGAAAGTGGGTATAAGAGTAATAAGAGAACTTCTGTGAGGAAATTGCCGGGTGGCTCTTGTAATGAATGGGAGGGTGAGGATTTATCGGACACGGAGCGGTCTCATCCGAAAGATAGTTTGGAAGTATCGGGGGTGAATAAGGGAAACGGGAAGAGGAGCACTGCAAAATTGACGAAGAATGGGAATAGGAGGAGGTTTGGGAACGTGGGTTCGAATGGTTCGAGTGGGTTGGATTCAGGACAAATTGGTTCTGAtaggaaagagagaaggaaGGGTCCCATTATGCGTGGGTATGAGTTAAAAGATTCAGAGTCGGAAGTTTATGATATGAGTTTGCAACAAGATGGAACTTTTGGGTTGGACCAAGAATGA